In bacterium, the genomic stretch GCTTCGTTATCTAACCATGGAGTTACTTTTAAATTTCCAACTCTCTTCCTGAAATTTTCCATTTCTTTTTCCCAGTATTTAAGAGTAAGCGGAGATAATTCATACATACTTGGTCCTGCTATATCAATTGAATTATATTTTGAGAGAATCTCCCAATTACATCTATAGTCAGGTTCTTTTATACCTCCATAATTAGCAAATCTTGCATCAGGATTAGCTTGTTTTATTGAATTCTTTATTTTTAAAAATATCTGTGCCTGTTGCCAGGATGCAAATTCTCTCCATTCTTCTTTATACTTTGATTTTATCAATAAAGGGGTTAATTCCTCTTTTTCATCTATTCCAGCATATTTCCTAAATGATTTTATACATCTATCACAAAAACAAATTTCCCATGCATTAGGACCTTCAGTATCATGCCATATATCATTTCCTTTTTCAGTTACAAGTTTTTGAACCATCTTTTTTGTATTTAAAAATGCCTCTTCATCCTCAATCATTAAAGTTGGGCATACTGTATCTATCCCCTCATATTTTGCTTTATCTCCATTAAAAGTAATCGCATAAGATTCTGGATGTTTTTCTAAATATTCTTTATCCCACCAAAACCACCATAAAGATGTCCTAATTCTAAAGCCCTTTTTATTTAATTCATCTCTTATCTCCTTATTATTTACACTTGTTATTAAAATATTAAAACCACTTTTCTCCCAAGAAGAAGCACTTTCTAAAACTAATTCTTTCTTTTTTTCTTCTTTCACAGATGCTTGAAATGGACCAAAATACCAATCAGCAAATACTCCTGATTCTATACTCTTTGGCATTTTTGCATTAAATTCCGCGACAGTTTTTACTAAATATTCATTTTCTTTTTCAACAATTTTCTTTTCGTTATTTTCAATATGAAAATAAATTTTAAATTCTTTTAAATTTGTTTTTCCTATACTAAAAGGTAATATTAAACGTTCATAAATTTTTTCCTCTTCTTGAGATGGAAGTGTTCTAACAGGAATTGGTTTTGAAAATTTTAATTCATACTTTTTGTATTTTCCATATTCCTTATCTATTTCTTCTGCTTTTTCTTCAATCAAAGGGAAAAATTGTCCATAAGAAAAATTGTATTGTCTATCAAGAAATAAAAGTTCTATCTCCTTAGGGACTTCCAATCTCAAATTAAAATTTTGAGGGCTATTTGTATAATTGGCAAATATAAATGCAAACTGCTGGATGGTATTTTCTTTAATATATAGAATTTTATCATAAGAGAGTGGCCAGAGGCGACTTATAAGACCACTATAACCAGTTTTTTTAAATGTTTTTGAATATAAAGGAATTCCAATTTTTGGTGTTATATCAAAATTTATATTGTATCCTTTATCAACATTTGCTTTTTCAAATAAAGAAATAAATTCTCTTCCCCCTTTTTTTAAATTTAATTGGTATATTCTTTCTATTGTTTCATCATCTGGAATAGAAACTAAAATCCTTAATGGTTCTTTTAATATATTTTCCATGTTTATAATTTCACTTTCAATTCCAATATAATCCTTTGATTTTAATAATGTTATTTTTGTAGGATATATCTTAGAGGAAAATATAATTTCACCAAATTTTTCTGGTTGATGAAAACCATTTGTCCCAGAGGTCTCATTCCAAGAACTTAATTCTGAAATATGTCTTCTTTCTCTGCAGATATTAAATTTCCATACATCTAAGTCAACCGGACTACATCCTAAGATAGAAAAGGGGATTACAACTTCAATTGACCAGAAATTATTTCCTATATAACCATTTGCTTTCCATTTTTTAACTATACCTTTATTATCCTGTTTTTCACCTTTTGGGTTTATTATAAATTGGTAATAATCATCTTTACCCTTTGGTTGAATAAATAACTCTATACAGTCATCTCTCCATACATTTTGACTCCCTGTTTTCTCTTCTGCTTCTAAATTTTTAATCTCAGGTTCATAACACTTAACTGCTAAATATATGTTTTCTTTATCATAAAATCCATAAAACTCTGTCTGTGCATCAGCAAAGTATGGACTTTTTAATTCATTCCATTCAAATTTATAAAAATTATTTTCCTTTTTTAATTTCTTCCATATTTCTTCTTCAATTTTCCCATCAATTTCTATTTTTTCTTCTTCATTTATCATTGGGTAAACTCTCTGCTCATCTACAAAAGAATATTGTGAAGGCAAGCAGGGTGTTAAATTTATTTTTTTTACTACTTCTAATGGTATTTCATTTTCAAAAACACCTATTCTCAAACTTATTCTTGATAAAAAGTCCCTCTGAGTTATTTTTATTCCAAGTGTAGGCCCTCTGAAAATTCTAAAATGATGGCAGGCGGCATCAGGGTCAAAATCATAGTCCCTTATAATTATCAATCCATTTTTTTCTTCTGCATTATACCCAATTAACCACCTTGAATTTTTTATTTCGATTGATTTTTCCCAGTAATCACCCAATAATTCAGGAGTTGTTTTATTTTGTTCCCAGACCAGTTCCTTAGAGTCAGATAAATTAAAATAAATATTTGATTCTAAACTAAATCCCTCTTTTTCCCTTTTTATTTCTGCAACATAGTTTATAAATGACTCTTTTTCGTCAAATGTGTAATGTTCAATTACTGAAATATCCGGAAAATTTCTGAAAATTATCAGTTCTACTTTTTCTCTATCTCTGTTGATATAATACTCAAGATTCTGAACACCTGTTGGCAACCAGTAATTAACAACTTCATATTTATCTTTTTCTTTTGTTGTATATAATTTAGTAAAACCAGGAACAATTTCACATATTTTTTTCCCATCTAAATTGATAGAAACAGTTCCATATGCTGATTTTTTATTGAAAATTAAAACTGTTTTTCCTTTTTCAAATGAAATAAAGTCATTTTCTTCTTTAATTGAAATTTCTGAAAAAACAATAAATGGCAAAACAAAAATAAATAAAATAAAACTTCTTATCTTCATTTCTTCTTCCTTTTTTATTTTTTTATTGTAAAATAAGCACAGCAATTTCCAAAGGTTTTATTTCCACAGTTGTTTCTCTAAGTGGGTTAAATTTTTTACCTTCAGGGTAGAAATATCCAGAAATTTCAGTATCCATACCTGGAAAACTAAAACTCAATTTACGTGTTTCATTAGCACTATGGTTGAACAAAATAACTAAATGTTTATTTCCCAAAGTAAATACTTCCCATGAAACATTTTTGCCATAAGGGTTCTTTTCTATTTTAATAATACTATTGTTGTTTTTACCTTTAAGGAAAAAGTCCTCAAATTTAGCAATTAATGCAGTTGCTCTTCCTATTTCCTGGTAATAAAGTCCATCCATCGGTCCCCACCACCAGAATGAAACTCCATCTGCTCCTGAAGCTACTGAACGAAGAATTTGCATACGGATTAAATCAGCAGAAGGTTGCATTGCCGCTCCACGTTCATAGCCAGGAGTTAAAGTAGGCACTGTTTTAACTCTATGCTTACGGGGCAGTGTTCCTTCCATCAATTTTATAAACTCTTTCCATCCACTTACAAATCTATCATCAAGAAATGAAGGACTATTGGAATATCCCGTTGGATAAGCAATATCAATGTAATTGGCAATTTCTTCCCAATTACATCTGTAACTTTCCATAGTCATCTGACCTGGCATCCCAGAATATACTCCCCAAGTTGCATTAGGATTATTCTTTTTTAATTCATTTCTTATAACTTCTGATAACATACTGGACTGATGTGTTGCAAATAAGATCCATTCATTTGCATATTTCTCTTTTATCCCTCGTGGAGTAAGTTCTTCTTCCTGAGAAATTTTTGCAAATTTTCTAAACTCATCTAAACATCTTTTACAAAAACAGACATCCCATGCCCCTGGACCCTCCAAGTCCCAAATATAACCATCAGTTATTCCGTTAGTGACAGATTGAGAAAATCCTTTAATAGATTCACGCAATACCTCACCATTGTTTTCTAACAGAATAGTAGGACAGATGCGCGGTAAGGGGCTACTGTCTCTGACTCCATTAAAAGTAATAGCGGTATGTTCAGGATGTTCCTTTAAATATTCATTATTCCACCAAAACCACCAGAAATTGTTTATTATTATCATATGGTATTGTTCTTTTGCCATATCTGAATAATATGACTTATCTGTTTCCACACTTATAGAATTAAATCCTGCTTTTTGTAAAGTATCAAGATATGGTTTCCAAATAGATGGGCATGTGTTGAATGTCCATAGCCAATTATGTATCAAAATATTTTTGGGTTGTTTTCCCTCAATATTAGGAAGTGTAACTAGATACATCATATTTTCTTCTTCTTCTATCCCATCTGCTTCTAATTTAAAATATGCAGGTATTTTTTCCCCGGCGGAAAATACTCCATTCTCTATTGTAAAAAACAATACTAAACTATTCTGGAAAAAACGCACTTTTTCTATGCGTGAAGGTGGTATATTCTTTTCAAGGTTAAATGTATACTTATGATAAATTTGCCCATTTTTTGATTCTTCAGAAATATTCCATGAGGTAACATTATTATATCTTTCTGGACCTATTAGAAGAGAGCCCATTGGGTCAAGGATTTTAACACCAGAAGGAACAGATACTACAAATATAGGATTAGTTATTTGCCTTTTATCAGGAAAATGATTGGCAAAAAGAAAAAAACAATGTTGCGCAGTATTAAGTGCAATATAAAGATTCCCACCTCTCATCTCAGGTGGCCATGCCACA encodes the following:
- a CDS encoding sugar-binding protein is translated as MKIRSFILFIFVLPFIVFSEISIKEENDFISFEKGKTVLIFNKKSAYGTVSINLDGKKICEIVPGFTKLYTTKEKDKYEVVNYWLPTGVQNLEYYINRDREKVELIIFRNFPDISVIEHYTFDEKESFINYVAEIKREKEGFSLESNIYFNLSDSKELVWEQNKTTPELLGDYWEKSIEIKNSRWLIGYNAEEKNGLIIIRDYDFDPDAACHHFRIFRGPTLGIKITQRDFLSRISLRIGVFENEIPLEVVKKINLTPCLPSQYSFVDEQRVYPMINEEEKIEIDGKIEEEIWKKLKKENNFYKFEWNELKSPYFADAQTEFYGFYDKENIYLAVKCYEPEIKNLEAEEKTGSQNVWRDDCIELFIQPKGKDDYYQFIINPKGEKQDNKGIVKKWKANGYIGNNFWSIEVVIPFSILGCSPVDLDVWKFNICRERRHISELSSWNETSGTNGFHQPEKFGEIIFSSKIYPTKITLLKSKDYIGIESEIINMENILKEPLRILVSIPDDETIERIYQLNLKKGGREFISLFEKANVDKGYNINFDITPKIGIPLYSKTFKKTGYSGLISRLWPLSYDKILYIKENTIQQFAFIFANYTNSPQNFNLRLEVPKEIELLFLDRQYNFSYGQFFPLIEEKAEEIDKEYGKYKKYELKFSKPIPVRTLPSQEEEKIYERLILPFSIGKTNLKEFKIYFHIENNEKKIVEKENEYLVKTVAEFNAKMPKSIESGVFADWYFGPFQASVKEEKKKELVLESASSWEKSGFNILITSVNNKEIRDELNKKGFRIRTSLWWFWWDKEYLEKHPESYAITFNGDKAKYEGIDTVCPTLMIEDEEAFLNTKKMVQKLVTEKGNDIWHDTEGPNAWEICFCDRCIKSFRKYAGIDEKEELTPLLIKSKYKEEWREFASWQQAQIFLKIKNSIKQANPDARFANYGGIKEPDYRCNWEILSKYNSIDIAGPSMYELSPLTLKYWEKEMENFRKRVGNLKVTPWLDNEARQRNYKLLRTQALKSITIGCDGYHIYYDTLISVDGRRLFDLGVVNTIISDFEDFFLNGKKIQGEIFIDENKDDYSIDGWEIGEEKVIFIFNHDDKNKKEVEFSLPFEIEEKIVFYDYMNKKNIEEANKISLSLYDLGIKIIYIGPEEKLKERIKIWGNNLINFYKE
- a CDS encoding carbohydrate binding family 9 domain-containing protein; the encoded protein is MKQVLCLFMFLFCQVLFANGYTVHWFEAEDFKGNSNIVGSNSASGGAFVEGKTWYHFVMGIPFPQDGKTYNVWTRVQSDVPANWYLYENSEKKRAFGWFHTDKPDEWTWVLIGKFSNSIGETFYSIYLQKPIDKNIPTATGRMDVVVITDIDNADVLENLLKQRIEKKNEKVSESTKENEKEKFLLSSRRLSDVPYIKIPPIIDGVLNDEAWQKAAKLGDFTLTNGKLATEQTIGYIAYDDNNLYIAAEMLESQIPFIRKVRTKRNDNVWQDDCLEIFIDPGFTEKEALHFIVNPIGTRQDNLSVRIDRVTAIGEEGLDWKVATTIGKDKWFVEASIPFRLLDVNKPGEGEIWGFNLNREQRPKGELSHWNYVGGDFNQPDKFGLISFGQKPVTLEAVTFGELFKDITFSLKAIDGDTKNLSIFLTIAKGEDVFIKSNKEISITGNKTKKITFPLSIEKPGFYNLSAVIKDSEKVLYELKFPIKTYSESLVSVAWPPEMRGGNLYIALNTAQHCFFLFANHFPDKRQITNPIFVVSVPSGVKILDPMGSLLIGPERYNNVTSWNISEESKNGQIYHKYTFNLEKNIPPSRIEKVRFFQNSLVLFFTIENGVFSAGEKIPAYFKLEADGIEEEENMMYLVTLPNIEGKQPKNILIHNWLWTFNTCPSIWKPYLDTLQKAGFNSISVETDKSYYSDMAKEQYHMIIINNFWWFWWNNEYLKEHPEHTAITFNGVRDSSPLPRICPTILLENNGEVLRESIKGFSQSVTNGITDGYIWDLEGPGAWDVCFCKRCLDEFRKFAKISQEEELTPRGIKEKYANEWILFATHQSSMLSEVIRNELKKNNPNATWGVYSGMPGQMTMESYRCNWEEIANYIDIAYPTGYSNSPSFLDDRFVSGWKEFIKLMEGTLPRKHRVKTVPTLTPGYERGAAMQPSADLIRMQILRSVASGADGVSFWWWGPMDGLYYQEIGRATALIAKFEDFFLKGKNNNSIIKIEKNPYGKNVSWEVFTLGNKHLVILFNHSANETRKLSFSFPGMDTEISGYFYPEGKKFNPLRETTVEIKPLEIAVLILQ